The nucleotide sequence TATGCTACGATTTGCTGATCTTGAACTAACCAGGGATTATGGGCAGGATTGGGAACTACCTGTTCCTTACCATCTTTATCTTTGCTAGTGATTGTTTTGGGAGGCTCCTCTATGGTTTGATCTATGTAGCCAAACAGGCCGGCGCCCAGTATCTGGGATCGCGCCTGGGCTCGCCAGAGAACGTAGTTCGTCCGGCTGAGGGGTTCTGATGTGTTGTAGTTGAGGCCAGAGGAGGTGATTGCGGTGGAGGAGGACATGGCTGCGGCGTGATGggttgaggatgaagaagatgaagaaggatgAGCTAGATGCTATGGAAGAGGcctgctctgtataccatgtggaaattgtagAAGCGTCTCAACCCCCAACATGGGAGCCCGCATGATATATATTGATTGAGGCGAGGCCAGATCTCGCAGAGGCATACAAGGTTCGGTTGTTAACAACCAGATAGATTACATGGAGAGATAAGGAGAATATCAAGTTAAATGATAACTATGCTAACAACTAGAGATCTCCTAACTACTCCAAAGTCTTGGCTACCAAGCAATAGTCGCCGTGACACATGTATGTTTAACACTATCAAGGAGATGTGCCAAGGTAAAACTGAGCGGATTCCGTCCTTCTCAGCCGGAGATTTTTTTTTTCACATTTTGTGATTTGGATAATGCAGCCCTGAAGGAGATGGAAAGCAAGGTCAAGAACCTCCGGGACGACAACAACCGGCTCCGCGGCGAGCTGTAAGATCGAATGCTTGTGTTGTGCGTGTTGATTTGGGTTCGCTTTTATTTCGCCGGAAATGACGGCTGAGACGCTGGTTCTGCTCTTGTTGTTGTTTCTTTTATGCCAGGCTCGACAAGGACCGGCAGCTTGCGGTGACGCGGACACTTTTAGTTGACAGGGAGCGTCAGCTTACGAAGACCCAGACACTTCTAGCTGACAGGGAGCAGCAGCTTGAGGCCCGGACACTTCTGGTTGACAGTGAGTTTTCCCTTGTCTAATTTCGAGTTATTCTCCTTTTCCCATTTGGTCCAAGTTAATGCCTGGAAGTCTAGAGAATGGACATTGGTGGTGTGCTAGCGTAAATCATGCATGTGTGGGGACTAACACACGTCTTCTTGAAATGGAGAGCAGTAATGTCGCCTCAGAGCAACTTATCTTTGTTATAATCTGAATTTCAGGGAACTCACATATCTTAGTATTTGAATAGTTTTGACATCTAAGAATTTGAATGGTGTAAGCAACTACTTCTCCAGGCTGTGACCTTTCTATAGATCAGGCTTAATTATTTGAGTAGATTTTTTATTCTTAATTTGTTGGTTACCACATTCCTTTGATGTTTAGTTTATTGTAGAAAGTGAACACCGAAAGCACTGATTGTCTCAGCTGATTCCCCTTTATATGATATATATTTATGCTTGGAATAGTGGGTTGGAAGATTGGCAACAATCAAGACACATCACATGATATTAGTCAACAAATTGAACAGTTATTGTGATAGTTCTCACTattatagtaatatattctaattgGATATTGTTGTATCAAATTGCAACATCATTCAAAAATGTAGCACTCTGAGAACAAATAGTTGTGGTCACGCCCTATTGCAAAAGTACACTTTTGCAGCCAAAAAAAGATGTAAAAAAAATCATAGATGAGcaacatgacagaaaatgtgcACATGCAAAAGCATGACCATTTGCGAACTGTTCTCTTGAGTAAGACAGAAACTTGTGCGCATATAGTTTGCTACGCTGGTCCTTCATCTCTTTGTCTTTTTTTTACAATCTTTCATAATTTTGAACAACTTTTAGCAAGTGCACATGTTATAGCATATTACAACCATGATTTTTTCCCCGCATATATTGGAAATTCAAGGTACATGTTCTATAAGTGAGGTGCGGGTGCAGCTGGTTGTGGAAAATTCACATTTGATGTTTGTCAACTGCCAACTGTACTGGGCTGTGATACTGACCGCGTCTTACTAGCTTGAATCAGTTACTCAATTTTACAATTATGTCTCTGAAAGTTTAGGATTTGATTAAATGGTTATTGTATCCTTTATGCAAGTGAAAATTTCTCAACAAACCtacttgcatcatgttattttctaCTTCTGTAGTGTGGTGTTTGGAGAGCTGATTGTTTTGCATTTATCTGCATATCTCTACCACGGTCCAAAATATGTTTCACATTCTGTTTAGTTCTAATGAACATTAAGTGCTTACCCAACATTTTTAcattttctagtgctttattactACGCCCTGCGTTGcaatattattgaagttttaggtttgtcctaagtcaaacttgtttaacttTGACCAACTCTATAGGAAAAATGTGTTATGATCTGCAACCCCAAATACACATAGTATGGAAATATATTTTATAAAGAATCTCATGAGACTAATCTGGTGTTCTGGatgttaatatatttttctatAGACGTGGTCAAACTTAAacaagtttgacttaggacaaacatagaacttcaattattttggaacagaggaagtATATTGCAAACACACAAAAGCCTCAACACGGTAATGTAATTCATGGTTATTTTACTGTAAAAAATCATGGCTATTTTATACCTGGTTAATCAGGTATACAAGAGTAATAACACCCTACTTGTTTCTTGAAAAAAATTGACACATTATGAGGCACAGCAGTCCTCTGTAAATTCACCTATACCTTGTAGATTGCCAACAATTCTATTTCTATTTCCCATTCTTTTTGGTGATAACCAAGTTGATTTAGCTGCAATTTTATTTACTCTATTCTGCTTTGCTTATGCAGCAAAGGAGTTTGAAACAGAAATTTTGAGGCTTAAGCATCTGTTggctgaaggggagccttggcgcagtggtaaagctgctgccttgtgaccatgaggtcatgggttcaagtcctggaaacagcctcttacagaaatgtagggaaaggctgcgtactatagacccaaagtggtcggacccttccctggaccctgcgcaagcgggagctacatgcaccaggttgcccttttttaaGCATCTGTTGGCTGAGAAGAATGATACAAATAACTATGCAGCTCTAGTGTCTCCTGAGACAATAACTGAAGTCATACAGAAGCAAACTCCAGGTTCACCTGCAAGAACACCGGTGTCAAACAGAACGAATACAGTACAGTCCAGTGTGAATGCCATTGTCCACCATGGTAGCTTTCAGGATGAAGctagagaggcaagttgttgaaacAGCCCAACCACTTTGCTGGCAGTGTAGAAGTATGCAAGGATTAATGATTATTTTGAGCTTTATATTGTTTGCTAAGCCATTTTTATGGCTTGCATTGATTCTGTAGCAGGACTGCTGTAGAAGAGGTGTTCGCACCTCAGGTTAGTGATAATGTACAAGTGGATTGCAGTTTGTATTTCTTCTCATGCCTGTAAATTGGTTTGACTTGTAAGTCTGTTGCTTTCAGGCAATGGGGCAGATGAAAGTTCTTGTAACTGTGTGTATCATATGCTGGTTGAATCTTTAGTAATTTTCACTGAAGAATGAAATAGAAGGATTCTCACTTCCAATCTATCATGAAGCTAGTGGTACATGCAAACACCAGTTCTAACGTTGTTTAATTTGCTACAGAACATTTGTAAAATATATGTGACACTACAGTTATTTATGGTTTGCATTTTACATTTTGGCCTTGATATTTACATCCATGCATGTGATTTTATATGTAACTGGGCAAGCTGGGATATCTGGGGAGCAGTTATGTTTAGAGTGGCTGCCTCTGTAACTTGAAAAGTGGCTCTTTAAACTGCAAAATGTGGTACCTAAATACACATTCAGTGTCATCTTGCGTTCTAGCAAGAAACTTTTTGTATCATAGTCCCTCCTTGATATGGCCTTGCATTTTAAACAGTTTTATACTTGTGTGGACTTTATTAAATGTAGGACCATGTGCGCAATATTGTCACGGTGACAGACAATGGCGATGTTAGAGAATGGACTTATCAGAACAGATTTCTGTCCCTTAGTTGTTGTTACCAGCACATGTCGTAATTATGGCTATGAAATTTTGATGATCGTGGAGTAAATCTATATAATATTCTTATACTTGTTCACATGTTGAGGCTATGTTCCTGTCAATTAGTAATAGATATAGTAGTATGTTGGAGTGGCATGTTACCTCTTATCTGTTGCATGTGACCTCTCTTTCTATCACAGCATTTGCTTATATTCTGGCATTAAAGATGCTGATCCGACATGTGCCTTTGTTTGTCAACAAGGAAGTACCTTCCATATGATTTTGCATCAGTTGATGTTTCATTTTGCGCTGTTTATCATAATGATAGAATTGTTTGTCAAAGGTGCTAACGCAATCTTAACTGAGATCTTCAAGCTATTGTAGGTTATAATTTCACCCTTGTGTGGTTAGAGCAACCCAATGGCGACAAATACTCTTCGCTAGGCACCCTGGAGAAAATCGCTTTAAAGTGGATGGAGTTTGCTGGGGAGATTGGATGATTTGCACCAAGTTTCCAAGCGCTTGGAGGGTTCGTCCTCGTTTTTATTGTATAATTAATCATTCGCCACAACTTTTGCCTGCAGTTTGATGTTTTTTCAGAATACACCAACAAAACTTATGACCGAACTACCGCTTTAATTCAGGTTCCTATTTGCGTCTCTCGGTTCAGTCGTCAGGCTTGTCTTGCACGTTGCTGACCACCACTGCAGCTTGTACCGCCGGCCTAGCATTATACCCTGGAGGAAGGAATCAAATTGCATGAGAATGTGCCTGGTGAATTTCAGCGGATATGGAGTGTCATCAGAAAGGCCGATTACTTAATATTATCGACTTTTGGCAGAAGAATGCTTGCTGTCGCTTCGTGTCAATTGCTGCACCCCTGGTTTGAATAGACTCTTTCTTGACAACCTCTACTTTTTATACCTAGGCAGGCCTATCGCAACCTAACAAACTCCACTTTTTATACCTTGGTCCTAATGTCCTATTACAAATGCTTTGCTTAAATTTGCAGAGAGTTTTGGGAGGACGGCCTAACTTAACCACTGTGACTGTTTTTACATGTTTTGTTGTTGTCGTATATAAGGGTTGCTCTCGGTTTAAACAGTTTGGCATGAAACCAACCACGTTTTTTCAGTTTCGAACATGCCAACCAAAAAAGAAACTCGAATCAGTTACATGTCGCAAGTATCCAACAGTTGAAAATCTATCGAACACCTGATTATTTCAGTGAAGTATATGCCCATCTCAGCGATGGGAGAACAGCATGACATGAGAAACAACAGGTTTGCTAAACCCACCGAGCAATCGAAGCTCCAACTGTTGGATCAATCGACGCCAACATGAGAAACAACACTCCAGAATCTATCCAACAACAGATTCGATCAATCGACGCCAATGTGGAGCCGCCATTCCAATAGATCCCGCCTTCTTGTTCCTCTTTACGCCGGCTTgtagagcttctccaccatcttcctGAACTCTGCGCACACAAGGAGAACGGAGCATGCAGATTAACCAAGAACAGGTTGATGATCAATCAACATGGGAGGTTCCGAGAACGAGGGGGGTTTACCTTCTTGATTCGCCCAGAGCGCGGCCGCCTGTGTGTTCAGGGGGGAGTCGTTGTTCGGCTCTGCGTCCCAATAATGAATCACAGATCAGATCAGACCACACAAGACAACAAGTAGGGACAGATCTGACGGGACGAGAGAGGAAGGAGTGAGAAGCGTACCTCCGAGCAGGCTCTGGATGGAGAGGAGGATGGTGCGGACGTCGTAGGCGGAGGACCACTTGTCCTGGAGGATGTCGAGGCAGATGTTGCCGTGGTTATCGACGTTGGGGTGGAAGCAGGGGGTCTCGAACCGCACCTTGGGCGGCTTGTAGGGGTAGTCGCTGGGGAAGGCGAGCGCGAGGCGGTAGGAGGTGCCCTCGTACGCGGTGGCGGCGGATCCGTCGATGGTGCCGACCCACTGGAAGATGTTGTCCCCCTCCGGGAACGCCGACACCCCGGGGTCGCCGCCCATCATCAGCGCCATCAGCTCCGACTGCAGCCGCCGCACCACCGACTGCCCGTCCGCGCCACGCGCAGCCGCCGGCGCCTGCTTCCCCGAGGACGCTGACGCTGCCCCTGGTGCGGGGGCCGCCGGGACGTTGCCGCTGCCGTGCGACTCGCTGTTCTCGCCCCTCGCCATCGCTCGTTCCGTGCGGGGGATGGGTCGAGGAGAGGAGCGGATCGGATCAGTGGGAGGGTGGAGAGGTCGGGAGGGTTTGGAGGGGAGAATTGGGGAATTGAGACGGCGAGAGGGCGGTTATTTAAAGGTGGGAAGGGACCGGTGATTCGAGCCTAGTGACCGTTGGGGTTGGGGTTGCAGGCTATCGCTAGCTGTTCGATTGGATTGATTCAGCCGTTGCAATTCATCGCAACAGCGTTGCGGTGCGGCCGGGTATGGCAGCAACCAGGCCGCTGATTCCAACGGCTAGTTTTGCGGCGGTGGCAGGGCAGCGGCACGCTCATCTCGCCCTCGGTCACGTCCATGCAGGGCACCCTGGAATGATCTGTGGCACTGAAGGCCAAATTGTTACTCTCCTCTTAAAAAATTAGACCAACCGCGGAGAGAGAATGTGAGACACAGAATTCGACCTAAGAGGGGTTAAACTCAGGTCGGCTCGGCGAAACCACAACGCCACCACGACTGGGCTATGAGCCCATCCACTTACTCTCATGTTAGTCTCCCTTGTACTCAGTGTaaaaaatagataataaaatataAACCATATGTCACATAAATTATGTGGTGGAaatcatttttcaaatacaaatCACAATgtttagaagaaaaaaaatcaatgaTATACTTTTGTGGCAAATCAATCATACTCTTTCCGTCCAGGTTTATTAGACTCCCAATTATTTTTGGGTAAAAGTTTGACCATCAATTTAACTTATAAAATGTAAACTATATGACATGGTGCTAAATCTGACATTAAGATAGAAGTATGAACGGAGCTTGATCTATCGAGGCGCAATGGAGGACACAAGGACGTATACGTGTTTGGGATCCCCTCTCGAATACGCATAGagtgtatcatttcattgatagagaGAAGAGTTTATACGCGCTTGGTCGAGCAACACACCCGTGGCCAGACCTACGCAAAATTATGGTTACAAGGTTCGATCAAGGTGGTTCAGAAATGAAGGAGCGCAATCCTTTTTGCGCCAGCCGTGGCCCACATGGCTGCCTCGGCCAGAGCGGCACGAGAGGCCTCGGTCACTGATGGGCGGATGCCGTCAAATGTGCAAACATTCCTATGTTTCCAGAGGGTCCAGGCGACGATGATCACAAGGGAGGCCGTGCCTTTTCGATGGGAAGTCAGGGCAAAGGACGTGGATGCCTGCCACCAGTCGAAGAAGGGCTCATGGCCGCGAGGTATGATGCTGGTAAGCCGTAGCCTGGAGAATACATCATGCCACACCATGCGAGAGAAGGAGCAACCGATCAAGAGGTGCTGCATGGATTCTGTGGCCTGATCGCAGAATGCACAAGCGTGGCTGTGTGTGGCGTGCGAGTCTCTCATTTGTCCAGCACCGGTCTTGCAAGGCCAGCCATATGAAGAACTTGACGCTAAGAGGGGCCCAAGTCTTCAAGGTGAGTGTGGCATGCG is from Triticum aestivum cultivar Chinese Spring chromosome 3A, IWGSC CS RefSeq v2.1, whole genome shotgun sequence and encodes:
- the LOC123061082 gene encoding ubiquitin-conjugating enzyme E2 20; its protein translation is MARGENSESHGSGNVPAAPAPGAASASSGKQAPAAARGADGQSVVRRLQSELMALMMGGDPGVSAFPEGDNIFQWVGTIDGSAATAYEGTSYRLALAFPSDYPYKPPKVRFETPCFHPNVDNHGNICLDILQDKWSSAYDVRTILLSIQSLLGEPNNDSPLNTQAAALWANQEEFRKMVEKLYKPA